A part of Misgurnus anguillicaudatus chromosome 6, ASM2758022v2, whole genome shotgun sequence genomic DNA contains:
- the foxb1a gene encoding forkhead box protein B1a — MPRPGRNTYSDQKPPYSYISLTAMAIQSCPEKMLPLSEIYKFIMDRFPYYRENTQRWQNSLRHNLSFNDCFIKIPRRPDQPGKGSFWALHPSCGDMFENGSFLRRRKRFKVMISDHLAPSKPSDAAHYLQQQAKLRLSALAATGTHLPQMSSYNLGVTQPSTFKHPFAIENIIAREYKVPGGLAFSTMQSMSAGYPLHNQLTTAWPHMYSTSVIDSAAPISMASGEYSAYGVPIKSLCHGGQTLPAIPVPIKPTPASVPGLSALPHHIPAFLSNSPQSLSPTSPQTATSQSSPATPSDTLTGPSTLQSVAVH; from the coding sequence ATGCCCAGACCCGGGAGAAACACCTATAGCGATCAGAAACCTCCATATTCTTACATTTCTCTCACCGCCATGGCTATTCAGAGCTGTCCGGAGAAGATGCTACCCCTAAGCGAAATTTACAAGTTTATTATGGACCGCTTTCCTTACTACCGAGAGAACACCCAACGCTGGCAAAACTCCCTGCGCCACAATCTGTCCTTCAACGATTGCTTCATCAAAATCCCCCGCCGCCCGGACCAGCCGGGCAAGGGCAGCTTCTGGGCTCTTCACCCCAGCTGCGGCGACATGTTTGAGAACGGAAGTTTTCTGAGACGCCGCAAACGCTTCAAAGTCATGATATCCGACCACCTGGCACCCAGCAAGCCATCGGACGCTGCCCACTACCTCCAGCAGCAAGCCAAGCTCAGGCTCAGCGCCCTGGCAGCGACGGGCACCCATCTCCCCCAGATGTCCAGCTACAACTTAGGAGTGACCCAGCCGTCCACGTTCAAGCATCCCTTCGCAATCGAGAACATTATCGCCCGAGAGTACAAAGTGCCAGGGGGACTGGCCTTCTCCACCATGCAGTCCATGTCCGCCGGGTATCCTCTGCACAACCAGCTGACCACGGCTTGGCCACATATGTACAGCACAAGTGTGATCGACAGCGCGGCCCCCATCTCCATGGCCAGCGGTGAATACAGTGCATACGGCGTACCCATCAAGTCTCTGTGCCACGGGGGACAGACCTTACCGGCGATCCCTGTCCCGATCAAACCGACCCCGGCGTCGGTGCCCGGCCTGTCCGCTTTGCCTCACCACATCCCTGCTTTCCTATCGAACTCTCCACAATCTCTGAGCCCGACGTCCCCGCAGACAGCGACCAGCCAAAGCAGTCCTGCCACCCCAAGCGACACCCTGACGGGTCCCTCAACACTCCAGTCGGTCGCTGTGCACTGA